One Vibrio pomeroyi genomic region harbors:
- a CDS encoding ABC transporter permease, giving the protein MNTVNTRFHKTVVYSIVGIMMIPILATFIYSISSRWGATILPDGFTLDWYINLLTDPRFLQAFGRSLFICVAALSLSVVLVLPAIFVVFYYFPKLDKVMNILILLPFAVPPVVSSVGLLQLYADSEISLIGTPWILIGTYFTIALPFMYRAIANSFEAINLHDLMDAAHLLGASTTKAFLLIILPNLKKGLMASLFLSFSFLLGEFVFANILVGTRYETLQIYLYNMRQTSGHFTSALVMTYFLFIFLLTWLASRFSQGTK; this is encoded by the coding sequence ATGAACACCGTAAATACTCGCTTTCATAAAACTGTGGTTTATTCGATCGTTGGCATCATGATGATCCCGATCCTAGCGACTTTCATCTACTCGATCTCTTCGCGTTGGGGTGCGACGATCTTGCCTGATGGTTTTACTCTGGATTGGTACATCAACCTGTTGACGGATCCTCGCTTCTTACAAGCCTTTGGCCGTTCATTGTTTATCTGTGTGGCGGCGCTATCACTGAGTGTGGTGTTGGTTCTGCCTGCGATTTTCGTGGTGTTTTACTATTTCCCGAAGCTCGACAAGGTGATGAATATCCTGATTTTATTGCCGTTCGCAGTACCGCCAGTAGTGTCGTCTGTTGGCTTGCTCCAGCTGTATGCGGATAGCGAAATCTCCTTGATAGGCACACCATGGATCCTGATTGGTACTTACTTCACCATTGCTCTTCCATTCATGTATCGCGCGATTGCCAACAGTTTTGAAGCAATTAACCTGCATGACTTGATGGACGCTGCTCACCTTCTCGGTGCAAGTACCACCAAGGCATTCTTGTTGATTATTTTACCAAACCTTAAGAAAGGCTTAATGGCATCGTTGTTCTTGTCGTTCTCGTTCCTATTGGGCGAGTTCGTGTTCGCTAACATCTTGGTCGGCACACGTTACGAGACGCTGCAAATCTACCTATACAACATGCGTCAAACCAGTGGTCACTTTACGTCAGCCCTTGTGATGACGTACTTCCTGTTTATTTTCTTACTGACTTGGTTGGCAAGTCGTTTCAGCCAAGGAACCAAATAA
- a CDS encoding ABC transporter permease codes for MSSSVITQSDGSALKPQTKSWFKRLKPALWLAPFTLFFYLFQLAPMVWVLINSFFYDDELSLENYSEIFDSAFMMQAFGNSLWLSIWSSIVGLAIATLLVSSLRRVDSKIRDAVIAFTNMSSNFSGVPLSFAFIIILGTNGAITLLLKQYGLLGDFDLYGKWGLLAIYIYFQIPLAVLLLYPAFDALSDDWQAASALLGAKTWQYWTKIALPVLSPALFGTFIILIANAIGAYASVYALTSGNYNVITIRIASLVSGDLFLEPNLAAAISVILMAMLAFITVINQWLISKSYAGKRK; via the coding sequence ATGAGCAGTTCTGTAATCACGCAGAGCGATGGCTCTGCGCTTAAACCTCAAACCAAATCTTGGTTCAAACGCCTCAAGCCCGCTTTGTGGCTTGCGCCTTTCACACTGTTTTTCTATCTGTTCCAACTGGCACCTATGGTTTGGGTGCTGATCAACAGCTTCTTCTACGACGATGAGCTCTCTCTCGAAAACTACTCTGAAATATTCGATTCTGCCTTCATGATGCAGGCTTTTGGTAACAGTTTATGGTTGTCGATTTGGTCGAGTATCGTTGGCTTGGCGATTGCGACTCTGTTGGTCTCTTCACTGCGTCGCGTTGATTCTAAAATCCGCGATGCGGTGATTGCCTTCACCAACATGAGCAGCAACTTCTCTGGCGTGCCTCTGTCGTTCGCTTTCATCATCATCTTAGGCACCAATGGGGCGATTACCTTATTGCTCAAGCAGTATGGATTGCTGGGTGATTTCGACTTGTACGGCAAGTGGGGCCTGCTGGCGATTTATATCTACTTCCAGATCCCATTGGCGGTTTTGTTGTTGTATCCAGCGTTCGATGCCTTGAGTGACGACTGGCAAGCCGCCTCAGCACTGCTTGGTGCGAAAACCTGGCAATACTGGACCAAAATCGCGCTGCCTGTGCTGTCTCCTGCCTTGTTTGGCACCTTCATCATCTTGATTGCTAATGCGATTGGTGCGTATGCGAGCGTGTATGCGTTGACCTCAGGCAACTACAACGTGATTACAATTCGAATCGCGAGCTTGGTATCGGGCGACTTGTTCTTAGAGCCAAACCTAGCAGCGGCAATTTCCGTGATTCTGATGGCGATGCTGGCCTTCATCACCGTGATTAACCAATGGCTGATCAGCAAAAGCTATGCAGGGAAGAGAAAGTAA
- a CDS encoding alkaline phosphatase family protein, protein MSNKVILVVLDGLNYQVARDCMGYLNGLLELKDLHEKQGTSQSTQKNKLRATLYPMQCELPSMSRPLYECILTGVRPVESGIVNNQIVRLSNHESIFSLAKSQGKVTAAAAYHWVSELYNRAPFDAVRDRFTNDESMNIQHGCFYHWDHYPDEALFLDAEHLRVTHQPDFLLIHPMNIDDIGHKHGLDSRQYRNSARGADIYLSNYLEKWVDDGYQVIITSDHGMNNDLSHGGILPEEREVPFFVIGDKFTHQECSVKQTDICGSVCQLLNLEHDKSYTQELLAL, encoded by the coding sequence ATGAGCAATAAGGTTATCCTTGTTGTTCTAGATGGACTGAATTATCAGGTAGCCCGTGATTGCATGGGCTACCTGAACGGTCTTCTAGAACTTAAAGATCTTCATGAAAAACAGGGCACTTCGCAGAGCACGCAAAAAAACAAACTGCGCGCGACACTTTACCCAATGCAGTGTGAACTGCCGTCTATGTCACGCCCACTGTATGAGTGCATCTTAACAGGAGTTCGCCCCGTTGAGAGCGGCATCGTTAACAATCAAATCGTACGATTGTCGAATCACGAGTCGATCTTTAGCTTGGCGAAATCGCAGGGCAAAGTGACGGCTGCAGCGGCATATCACTGGGTGAGCGAGTTGTATAACCGAGCGCCATTTGATGCGGTGCGTGATCGTTTTACTAACGATGAAAGCATGAACATTCAACACGGCTGTTTCTACCACTGGGATCACTACCCAGATGAAGCCTTGTTCTTGGATGCAGAGCATCTGCGTGTCACTCATCAGCCTGATTTCTTATTGATTCACCCAATGAACATTGACGATATTGGACACAAGCACGGGTTGGATTCTCGCCAGTACCGAAACAGTGCTCGTGGTGCGGATATCTACCTGTCGAACTACCTTGAGAAATGGGTAGACGATGGTTATCAGGTGATCATCACCAGTGACCACGGCATGAACAATGACTTGTCTCACGGTGGGATTCTGCCTGAAGAGCGTGAAGTGCCATTCTTTGTGATTGGCGATAAGTTCACACACCAAGAATGTTCAGTGAAACAGACGGATATTTGCGGCAGTGTGTGTCAGTTGCTCAACCTTGAACACGATAAATCTTACACTCAGGAATTGTTGGCCCTATGA
- a CDS encoding ABC transporter substrate-binding protein, which yields MKTLLSRSTVSPAKLSGLPAKLLGATLITATLSMPAMAKDADLESLIEAAQKEGAVYSVGMPDSWANWKGTWADLKANYGLKHQDTDMSSAQEISKFEAEKRNATADIGDVGFAFARVAVQKDVTQPYKPTTWNDIPDWAKDKDGHWALAYTGTISFISNNNLVEDAPRSWSDLLEGDYKVTVGDVGVAAQANNAILAAAFANGGDESNLKPAIKFFGELAKQGRLSYTDPSIANLEKGEVEVAIMWDFNALNYRDKIDRERFTVSIPQDGSVISGYTTIINKYAKNPNAAKLAREYIFSDQGQINLAEGYARPIRSSVTLPQSVQDKLISNEQYSNVHPVTDFSAWEKSARRLPRQWQESVLIHQQ from the coding sequence ATGAAAACTTTGCTTAGCCGTTCAACTGTATCGCCAGCCAAACTGAGTGGTTTACCTGCAAAACTGTTAGGTGCGACGCTGATAACGGCAACACTTTCAATGCCAGCGATGGCGAAGGATGCTGATCTTGAGTCACTGATTGAAGCCGCTCAAAAAGAGGGCGCGGTTTACAGTGTGGGCATGCCAGACAGTTGGGCAAACTGGAAAGGCACATGGGCTGATCTGAAAGCGAACTACGGTTTGAAGCATCAGGATACAGACATGAGCTCGGCACAAGAGATCTCGAAATTTGAAGCAGAGAAAAGAAACGCAACCGCAGATATCGGTGACGTTGGTTTCGCCTTTGCACGTGTCGCAGTGCAGAAAGACGTAACACAGCCATACAAACCAACAACTTGGAATGACATTCCAGACTGGGCGAAAGACAAAGATGGTCACTGGGCTTTGGCTTACACAGGCACTATCTCGTTCATTTCCAACAACAACCTTGTTGAAGATGCACCTAGATCTTGGAGTGACCTACTAGAAGGCGACTACAAAGTCACAGTTGGTGACGTAGGCGTAGCTGCGCAAGCAAACAACGCGATTCTAGCGGCTGCATTTGCTAACGGCGGTGACGAATCAAACCTAAAACCAGCGATTAAATTCTTTGGCGAGTTAGCGAAGCAAGGCCGTCTGTCTTACACAGATCCAAGCATCGCAAACCTTGAAAAAGGCGAAGTAGAAGTGGCGATCATGTGGGACTTCAACGCATTGAACTACCGCGACAAGATCGACCGTGAGCGCTTTACGGTAAGCATTCCACAAGATGGCTCAGTGATCTCTGGTTACACCACCATCATCAACAAATACGCGAAAAACCCGAACGCGGCGAAGTTGGCTCGTGAATACATCTTCAGCGACCAAGGCCAAATCAACTTAGCAGAAGGTTACGCACGTCCAATCCGTAGCAGCGTTACGCTACCTCAATCAGTACAAGACAAGCTGATCTCGAACGAGCAATACAGCAACGTTCATCCAGTGACTGACTTCTCAGCATGGGAAAAATCAGCACGTCGCCTGCCACGTCAATGGCAAGAAAGCGTATTGATTCACCAACAATAA
- a CDS encoding UTRA domain-containing protein, producing the protein MRTLATGQSGTQLGRIKASIREQLQSGIFTEGQKLPSERELSELFSTTRITLKDALVSLETEGLIYREERRGWYVSPERIRYNPLSRSHFHQMIREQDRIAETRLLSTRTEMAAGDYAKALEIEQITPIHVIERLRFIDGRAVLFVENILKAPLFEKILSENLTMSLTGIYREKYGYETKRSRFDVIPTSAPAHVAKALNLAEGQPVLKICRVNYKQDGELMDCELEYWRPDSVVIHIDSIG; encoded by the coding sequence ATGAGAACATTGGCAACAGGGCAATCAGGGACACAGCTAGGCAGAATTAAGGCAAGCATCAGAGAACAGCTTCAATCTGGCATCTTCACCGAGGGGCAAAAGCTGCCATCTGAAAGAGAGCTCAGTGAGCTGTTTTCCACGACACGAATCACGCTCAAAGATGCGTTAGTGTCGTTAGAAACCGAGGGGCTGATATACCGCGAAGAGCGCCGAGGTTGGTATGTGTCGCCCGAACGTATTCGCTACAACCCATTGTCACGTTCTCACTTTCATCAAATGATTCGCGAACAAGATCGCATAGCAGAAACCAGACTGCTGAGCACCCGCACAGAGATGGCGGCGGGCGATTACGCCAAAGCATTAGAGATAGAACAGATCACTCCGATACACGTGATTGAGCGATTACGATTTATTGATGGCCGAGCGGTACTGTTCGTTGAAAACATCTTGAAAGCGCCCCTGTTTGAAAAGATATTGTCGGAAAATCTCACCATGTCGCTGACAGGTATCTACCGAGAAAAATACGGCTATGAGACAAAACGATCCCGCTTTGATGTGATTCCTACTTCAGCCCCTGCGCATGTCGCTAAGGCGTTAAATTTGGCAGAAGGGCAACCTGTTCTTAAGATCTGCCGCGTGAACTACAAACAAGATGGTGAGTTAATGGACTGCGAACTGGAATACTGGCGACCCGATTCTGTGGTGATCCATATTGATAGCATTGGGTAA
- a CDS encoding amino acid ABC transporter ATP-binding protein — translation MLKQSEIIETKAPINPSLGVNLEVIECEPLLEERETIINIENLSKQFDGIEVLRDINLTINKGDVVSILGSSGSGKSTLLRCMNWLEQPERGTIFMGDERIGINSETGKPLKYKELAKLRERLGMVFQSFNLWPHLTVLQNVMEALVHVKKIAKPDAEEMARKQLDKVGMSHKLESYPSMLSGGQKQRVAIARALAMEPDVLLFDEPTSALDPELVEEVLLVMKKLSQEGYTMVVVTHEMEFARQVSDQVVFLEKGILIEKSNPEKFFTNPDSPRVRQFLKLDS, via the coding sequence ATGCTTAAACAATCAGAGATTATTGAAACAAAAGCACCGATTAACCCCTCTTTGGGAGTGAACTTGGAAGTGATTGAGTGCGAGCCACTGTTGGAAGAGCGCGAGACGATCATCAACATTGAAAACTTGTCGAAACAGTTTGATGGCATCGAAGTATTACGAGACATCAACCTCACCATCAACAAAGGCGATGTGGTCAGTATTCTCGGCTCGTCAGGGTCGGGAAAATCGACGTTATTGCGCTGCATGAATTGGTTAGAACAACCAGAACGCGGCACGATCTTCATGGGTGATGAGCGTATTGGTATCAACTCTGAAACGGGTAAGCCGCTCAAATACAAAGAGTTGGCGAAACTTCGAGAGCGCCTTGGGATGGTCTTCCAAAGCTTCAACTTATGGCCGCATCTCACCGTGTTGCAAAACGTCATGGAAGCGCTGGTACACGTGAAGAAAATAGCGAAACCAGACGCTGAAGAGATGGCTCGCAAGCAACTCGATAAGGTTGGGATGTCTCACAAGCTAGAGAGTTACCCAAGTATGTTATCGGGTGGACAAAAGCAACGCGTCGCGATTGCTAGGGCGCTCGCTATGGAACCGGATGTTTTGCTGTTTGATGAGCCAACCTCGGCGCTCGACCCTGAATTGGTCGAAGAGGTGTTACTGGTGATGAAGAAGCTATCGCAAGAGGGTTACACCATGGTGGTAGTGACTCATGAAATGGAATTCGCGCGTCAGGTGTCGGATCAAGTGGTATTCCTTGAGAAGGGCATATTGATTGAGAAATCTAACCCAGAGAAGTTCTTCACTAACCCAGACTCACCAAGGGTAAGGCAGTTCCTCAAGCTTGATTCATGA
- a CDS encoding amino acid ABC transporter permease yields MEEWNIIWQQKELFASGFLTTFYLFVSSSILSFVIGISLLYCLENSRLGVKYTINSLIGMMRTLPFLILAYLLYYGLPQIGIRLDAVTAGIIALSLYHGTYFCEIFRGVRKGLEPGYIEAAHAYGFSKLKTFTRVITPNVLFKSVPLITNQLIICLKDTAFLSIITVAEITAAANSIQSTYFIPLNAFIIAIALYWAVSIALETITKRIQTKVELRGLSHA; encoded by the coding sequence ATGGAAGAATGGAATATTATCTGGCAACAAAAAGAGCTGTTTGCTTCTGGTTTTTTGACCACGTTTTATCTTTTTGTTTCGTCTTCAATCTTGAGTTTCGTCATAGGTATTAGTTTGTTGTACTGCCTCGAAAACTCGAGACTCGGTGTTAAGTACACCATCAACAGCTTGATAGGCATGATGCGTACCTTGCCGTTTCTGATTTTAGCCTACCTGCTCTATTACGGTTTGCCTCAGATTGGCATTCGACTAGATGCAGTGACAGCGGGAATCATCGCGCTCAGCCTCTATCATGGTACGTATTTCTGTGAGATTTTCCGCGGTGTGCGCAAAGGGTTAGAGCCTGGCTACATCGAAGCGGCGCACGCTTATGGCTTTTCTAAGCTGAAAACCTTCACCCGAGTCATCACACCCAACGTGTTATTTAAGTCGGTTCCTCTGATCACTAACCAACTTATCATCTGCTTAAAAGACACCGCGTTTCTTAGCATCATCACCGTCGCAGAAATTACCGCGGCAGCCAACAGTATTCAATCGACCTACTTCATCCCATTGAATGCCTTCATCATAGCTATAGCGCTCTACTGGGCTGTGAGTATTGCACTTGAAACCATCACCAAACGAATCCAAACCAAAGTTGAACTTAGAGGGCTTAGCCATGCTTAA
- a CDS encoding amino acid ABC transporter permease, with translation MDYYAWEQLLQGAWATAWISAVSIVLGVVIGLVIALIRMMKIPFVDQMLGIYVSWARATPLVTLALFIFLSFPSFGINLDKHVSAILALTLNTSAFNAEIWRNAFLNFSKGQMEAAEAIGMRRLTYFRRIMFPQMVIMSLPALVNEMSFLIKGSPAIAVIGIVDLTRVTNRIAAVTYEPLGPILCAGAIYMLIIGVLVKLQAVAENRATYLQQ, from the coding sequence ATGGATTATTACGCTTGGGAACAATTGCTACAGGGTGCGTGGGCTACGGCATGGATATCGGCAGTCTCGATTGTATTAGGTGTCGTCATCGGGCTAGTCATTGCCTTGATTCGAATGATGAAAATCCCGTTTGTGGATCAAATGCTGGGTATCTATGTCAGTTGGGCCCGAGCAACACCCTTGGTGACACTGGCTCTGTTTATCTTTCTTTCGTTCCCGTCATTTGGCATCAATTTAGATAAACACGTTTCTGCCATTTTAGCGCTCACACTCAACACATCGGCATTCAATGCTGAAATTTGGCGCAATGCCTTTCTTAACTTTTCAAAAGGGCAAATGGAAGCGGCCGAAGCGATTGGCATGCGACGACTGACTTACTTCCGCCGAATCATGTTCCCGCAGATGGTGATCATGAGCTTGCCTGCGCTTGTCAATGAGATGTCGTTCTTAATCAAAGGCAGCCCTGCGATTGCAGTGATCGGTATCGTTGATCTAACCCGTGTCACCAACCGAATTGCAGCGGTTACCTATGAGCCACTCGGGCCAATCTTATGTGCTGGTGCCATCTACATGTTGATTATTGGCGTGTTGGTGAAGCTGCAAGCTGTGGCTGAAAATCGAGCCACTTATCTGCAGCAATAA
- a CDS encoding transporter substrate-binding domain-containing protein, which translates to MKQGMTMKAWVSTAAATVVLGCFGVAQASELAAIEKQGFMKVATEDNYSPFNYIDRGKPAGINKDLLDELREYSKFDIEQEILPWTGLLASVSAGQYDVALTGAIITDARLKAFDFTPPIASAQHYFLTRADAEDINTVADLDGKTVGLQAGSALLERLPELEVMLEAQGKSLGKVVQYQSYPEAYSDLAIGRIDYVINSVVSVNEVVKSKSKVFKKGEAVSGPGFVSWPVPKENPELLAYLTEFFLHLEQTGKMAELQKKWFGESFDQLPSEAITSVEQYHKLTAVQ; encoded by the coding sequence ATGAAACAGGGAATGACGATGAAGGCATGGGTTTCAACAGCGGCAGCGACAGTTGTACTGGGTTGTTTTGGTGTGGCACAAGCATCGGAGCTTGCTGCCATCGAAAAGCAAGGCTTCATGAAAGTGGCGACAGAAGATAACTATTCGCCATTCAACTATATCGACCGCGGTAAGCCGGCGGGGATTAACAAAGATTTGCTTGATGAGTTACGTGAATATTCGAAGTTCGATATTGAACAAGAGATCTTACCTTGGACAGGGTTACTCGCTTCGGTATCAGCCGGTCAATATGATGTGGCGTTAACTGGCGCGATCATTACCGACGCTCGCTTGAAGGCCTTTGACTTCACACCACCGATTGCTTCAGCGCAGCATTATTTCTTAACCAGAGCTGATGCGGAAGACATTAATACGGTAGCGGATTTAGATGGAAAAACCGTGGGCTTACAAGCGGGCAGTGCTTTGCTAGAGCGACTTCCAGAGCTCGAAGTGATGCTCGAAGCACAAGGCAAGTCTTTGGGCAAAGTCGTTCAGTACCAATCCTACCCAGAAGCGTATTCAGACTTGGCAATCGGCCGCATAGACTACGTGATCAACAGTGTGGTTTCCGTTAACGAGGTGGTGAAATCCAAGTCGAAGGTGTTCAAAAAAGGTGAGGCAGTCTCTGGTCCTGGTTTCGTGAGCTGGCCTGTTCCTAAAGAGAACCCTGAGCTTTTGGCTTATCTAACGGAGTTTTTCCTGCACCTAGAGCAAACAGGAAAAATGGCGGAGTTGCAGAAGAAGTGGTTCGGTGAGTCGTTCGACCAACTGCCTTCAGAGGCCATCACTTCCGTTGAGCAGTATCACAAGCTAACAGCAGTCCAATAG
- the pdxR gene encoding MocR-like pyridoxine biosynthesis transcription factor PdxR, whose amino-acid sequence MAINHNCFIEFDSKRSLQEQVRSYLVTAILNGIFPAEQALPSCRKLSSQLGVSRNTVSLVYDSLLDDGYLISKPRSGYYLSEKYQNPSDTIDASLDHFESTDSDNAPDWSKRVKLQLGQYPRIVKPSHWSCYQYPFIFGQPSINDFPLAQWREATRKVTSDPHDHRWLCDKVDKDVDMLVEQIRTRVLPQRGIHAQSDEILITLGSQNALYLLSTLLMNHQSRVGVENPGYKEANHIFNLSGAQLHPHQVDEQGLRFNEHSSLCDHFYVTPSHQAPTGVTMSDERRAQLLEMAKANDAVIIEDDYDAECNVEWNPKPALKASDKEGRVIYVSSFSKLLAPGLRLGYIVAPEELIYDLRILRRLMYRHAPSRVQMEVAHFIEQGYYDSFVRRFRENTRQRWKLINDAVLKYLPDCKRLAQSEQANSLWLQTPSHINSQRLASRAAQKGILIETGYSHFMTDPETKLSNETSSEFDPNSYFRLGFHAIDKDLIAPGIKELSEVMKS is encoded by the coding sequence ATGGCGATAAATCACAATTGTTTCATCGAGTTTGATTCCAAAAGAAGCCTTCAAGAACAAGTACGTAGCTATTTGGTAACGGCGATATTGAATGGTATTTTTCCGGCAGAACAAGCGCTTCCGTCTTGTCGTAAGCTCTCTAGCCAATTGGGTGTTTCACGCAATACTGTCTCCTTGGTGTACGACAGTTTACTCGACGATGGCTACCTCATCAGTAAGCCTCGCAGTGGCTATTACCTTTCAGAAAAGTATCAAAATCCGAGTGACACTATCGATGCGAGTTTGGATCATTTTGAATCAACCGACAGCGACAATGCACCGGATTGGAGCAAACGCGTTAAGCTGCAATTGGGCCAATACCCACGCATCGTCAAACCTTCGCATTGGAGTTGTTACCAGTACCCGTTTATTTTTGGCCAACCCTCTATCAATGACTTCCCATTAGCTCAATGGCGAGAAGCGACAAGAAAGGTCACCTCAGACCCACATGATCACCGCTGGCTTTGCGATAAGGTTGATAAAGACGTCGATATGCTGGTGGAACAGATACGCACAAGAGTACTCCCACAGCGAGGTATTCATGCTCAAAGTGATGAGATTTTAATAACCCTAGGCTCGCAGAACGCGCTCTATCTGCTCTCCACCTTATTGATGAATCATCAGAGCCGAGTCGGTGTCGAGAACCCCGGTTACAAAGAAGCGAACCACATCTTTAATCTCTCTGGTGCACAGTTACACCCTCATCAAGTGGATGAACAAGGATTGAGGTTCAATGAGCACTCTTCACTGTGTGATCACTTCTATGTCACACCCAGTCACCAAGCGCCCACAGGCGTGACCATGAGTGACGAACGTCGAGCTCAGTTACTTGAGATGGCCAAAGCCAATGATGCAGTGATTATCGAAGATGACTATGACGCCGAGTGCAACGTGGAGTGGAACCCTAAACCTGCGCTGAAAGCCAGTGATAAGGAAGGACGTGTCATCTACGTCAGCAGCTTCTCTAAGCTATTAGCACCCGGCTTGAGATTAGGCTATATAGTGGCACCTGAAGAGCTAATCTACGACCTTAGAATACTGCGTAGGTTGATGTATCGACATGCACCAAGCCGCGTTCAAATGGAAGTGGCTCACTTTATTGAACAAGGCTACTACGACAGCTTTGTGAGGCGCTTTAGAGAAAACACGCGCCAACGCTGGAAGCTGATCAACGATGCAGTCTTAAAGTACTTACCAGACTGTAAGCGACTGGCTCAGAGTGAGCAAGCCAACTCTTTGTGGCTACAAACGCCGAGTCACATCAATAGCCAGCGCTTAGCGTCACGAGCCGCACAAAAAGGGATTTTGATTGAGACGGGCTATTCTCACTTCATGACCGATCCCGAAACGAAGTTGAGCAATGAAACTTCATCTGAATTTGATCCCAATTCTTATTTCAGATTAGGTTTTCACGCCATCGACAAAGACTTGATTGCACCCGGTATTAAAGAGCTGTCAGAGGTAATGAAGAGCTAG
- a CDS encoding aspartate aminotransferase family protein produces the protein MEVSTEQLVNQDIIDLDKSVFHSWSVQEAAEPIAIAGGQGCKMWDYEGKEYLDFSSQLVNTNIGHQHPQVIKAIKDQADSLVTVAPATANLTRGLAAKRILSKAPSTFKKVFFTNAGADANENAIRMARQFTGRDKVLSAYRSYHGNTGTAIAATGDFRRIPNEYSRGHVHFFNPFLYRSEFNAATEAEESERALQHLERVIECEGPTAIAAIILETIPGTAGFLIPPKDYLVGVRELATKYGIQLIFDEVMVGFGRTGKWFAFEHFNVVPDLITFAKGVNSGYVPAGGVVVSEPIVEYFKSNFFMGGLTYSGHPLAMASIVATLDVMEQEGIVTHADNVGNSVLGPLLLSLQELHPMIGDVRGKGMFWAVELVEDRESKTPLSNEKMGKLKAELTKRGLLTFIVNNRIHVAPPLVIQPSEIKKGVKIIDEVLLELAS, from the coding sequence ATGGAAGTATCAACAGAACAGTTAGTGAACCAAGATATTATCGACCTCGACAAGAGCGTATTTCATTCTTGGTCAGTTCAGGAAGCGGCTGAACCTATCGCCATTGCGGGTGGACAAGGCTGCAAGATGTGGGACTACGAAGGCAAGGAATACCTCGATTTTAGTAGCCAGCTCGTCAACACCAATATTGGGCATCAGCACCCACAGGTGATCAAAGCCATTAAAGATCAAGCGGACTCCTTGGTGACCGTTGCACCTGCGACTGCCAACCTTACTCGTGGTTTGGCGGCGAAACGCATTTTGTCGAAAGCGCCAAGCACATTTAAGAAGGTGTTCTTTACCAACGCAGGAGCAGACGCCAACGAAAATGCGATTCGCATGGCGAGACAATTTACAGGGCGCGATAAGGTGTTATCGGCTTACCGTTCTTATCATGGCAATACCGGAACAGCGATAGCGGCGACGGGCGATTTTCGTCGTATTCCAAACGAGTATAGCCGTGGGCACGTTCACTTCTTCAATCCATTTCTCTATCGAAGCGAGTTCAATGCGGCGACTGAGGCAGAAGAGAGTGAGCGTGCCCTGCAGCATTTAGAGCGAGTGATTGAGTGCGAAGGGCCAACGGCGATTGCGGCGATTATCTTAGAGACGATTCCCGGAACAGCAGGCTTTCTCATTCCGCCTAAAGACTACCTTGTTGGTGTGCGTGAGCTTGCAACCAAGTACGGCATTCAATTGATCTTCGATGAAGTCATGGTGGGTTTTGGCCGAACGGGCAAGTGGTTTGCGTTTGAGCACTTCAATGTTGTGCCGGATCTGATTACTTTCGCGAAAGGGGTTAACTCGGGCTACGTTCCGGCTGGTGGCGTGGTAGTCAGTGAACCGATTGTTGAGTACTTTAAGTCGAATTTCTTTATGGGCGGCTTGACGTATTCTGGTCACCCTTTGGCGATGGCTTCTATCGTTGCAACGCTTGATGTGATGGAGCAAGAGGGCATTGTCACACATGCCGATAATGTCGGTAACAGCGTTCTAGGGCCACTTCTACTCAGCCTTCAAGAGTTGCACCCGATGATCGGTGATGTGCGCGGGAAAGGAATGTTTTGGGCGGTAGAGCTGGTGGAAGATCGTGAAAGCAAGACTCCATTGAGCAATGAAAAAATGGGCAAATTGAAAGCGGAACTAACCAAACGAGGCTTGTTGACCTTCATTGTGAATAACCGCATTCACGTCGCTCCGCCTCTGGTGATTCAACCGAGTGAAATTAAGAAAGGCGTGAAGATCATTGATGAAGTTTTGCTTGAGCTCGCTTCTTAA